The Halomicronema hongdechloris C2206 genome includes a window with the following:
- a CDS encoding phage holin family protein, producing MDFLISFLLSAIITAIALLIIARIPFLGVEVDTFGKALMAGIVFGVLNGLLSILGFLNNPLLALFTLGLSWLLYLILNVIVFGLSALLVEGFRLRKGIWSAVMGAIALSIVNSILSWILGAFGLSAG from the coding sequence ATGGATTTTCTAATCTCGTTTCTATTATCGGCCATCATCACTGCCATCGCGTTGCTGATCATCGCTCGAATCCCCTTCCTCGGGGTAGAGGTGGATACCTTTGGCAAGGCCCTGATGGCAGGGATTGTTTTTGGGGTGCTGAATGGATTGCTGAGTATCTTGGGCTTCTTGAACAATCCACTGCTGGCCCTGTTTACGTTGGGATTGTCTTGGTTGTTGTACTTGATCCTCAATGTGATCGTCTTTGGCCTATCGGCACTGTTAGTGGAAGGCTTCCGTCTACGTAAGGGCATTTGGAGTGCCGTTATGGGGGCAATTGCTCTGAGCATTGTCAATTCTATTCTGTCTTGGATCCTAGGGGCTTTTGGCCTATCGGCAGGCTAG